ttattttggaaaaagtaataaaatatatgtagGAATGAATAATTAAGCACCAATGCGACTTCACCTCAAAACagctgaaaagaaaaaaaagaaaagaaaagattatGCTAAGCTAAGAGGATCTTTAATAAAGatattatttgaatgaaaaaaagagtGTTTGAGTGTATCTAATTGCGACAATAGTTAAAGGTTGTTGCTCTCCCTCCATTATCTCCTCCCTTGTTTGTCGTTTGATTTCCTAAAGGAAAGTGCGAGATTCAAATCGCAAATAATCTCAATTActcaagatttaccatatttacTCCTCGATTGCCCTTCTGTCTTCTTAtagggttttctttttcatatcaAATCAAACCAAACCAAATCCAATCTCCTTCTCCTCATATCTCTTGAATCTTGATTAATATTCCATCAATTTCAACCGCTTCTCTTCTGAATTCCTTCTGAATTCTTGAATTGATTCGATGGAGGAGGGAGACAGCGGCAGAATTCCGGTGATCAAGATAAAAATCCCAAAGAAGGCGGGAGAGGAAGAGGGTGTTCCGAGCCACTACTGCAAGGAATGCGACCGGAGCTTCAGCTCGGGGAAGGCGCTGGGAGGGCACATGAGCTCCGCGCATGTTCAAGCTAACAAGGAGTACTCGATGAGGAAGGCGATGAGCTTCaactccaaatccaaatcatCGTCGCCTGGATCTCCTTGCTGCTCCTGCAAGATCTGCGGCAAGGCTTTCCAGTCGCAGAAATCCCTCTTCGGCCACATGCGCTGCCACCCCGACCGGGACTGGCGCGGGATGGAGCCGCCGCGGGAGGAGCTAGGGTTTTTGAGTGGGAAGGCGTGGCCCACTTGCAAGAGGGGGCGCCCGGCGTTGGACAAGGAGAAGGACAAGGTGGAGGATGAGGTGGAGGAGATGTTCAAGGTGGCGGTGCAGGTGCTGGCCACCGGGAAGATGGAGAGGGACTACAAGTGCGATACGTGTGGGAAGGTTTTCAGGAGCCACGAGGCCCTCGGAGGGCACCGGGCCAGCCACAACAAGTTCAAGATGATTATCGTCAACACGAGCACCCGCCATCTCGAGCCCAAGAAGATGCCAAGGAccaagaagatgatgatgatgatgactaAGCCTGATTTTGTCACTAGTGATCCTGGTCCTAGTGATGATCATGTTGATGGTGATGGCGATTCGGCCTCGGCCTCACCCTCCACCATCAGTCCTACCTCAGCCTCGGGTTTTCTCTTTGATATCGATCTCAACATGGCTCCTcccgaggaggaggaggacaAGGGCGTGGAGGAGTCTTCGAATGATAGGCGGTAACAGTCTGGTTCATTACTTTGATTATGTGTTTCTGTTTCTAGGTTTTGTTTTTGctgttttttttggtgttaGTGAGAAGAGACATGGAAATTCAAGTTGCATAGTTCCAATTGTGGTGATAAACCCCtttgtttctttcttctaGCTCTACTCACTAATAATGCTACCAATTTCAACTTTGTTGTTCCAATCTATTGCTTTTCTTGAGATCATATAGCTACAGGCttgattattttgtgattaGCTTCAAGTTCATTAAGCCAGTTTCAGAATGGGATGTCAATCaaattgagattttatatgtAAAAGATCTGAGCAAATTTTAAGTAACAAATACATATTCAAGCCTAATATTTTCTCCAAGATCCCATGggtatgaatgttgaagaacataaaatattgtacCAATGTGAAGCCCTCAGATACAGTATTATCACTATAGGGTTATTCTTAGTGTAAaaatactctttttttttattgaagatgtatgaaaaaaacaaattagtaTCTCATgctatacataaattaatttgatgttaaaagcattataaatatatttgactTACTTTTTGTTCTTATATATTGATTAGATGGAACACAACAGATAATTAACAGTTAGCTTTGttacaaaaaaattgcacACAAAACAGTTAGCTAATTTGTTTGCTCCTAAAATTACTCACTATTATTAGGGATCAAGGTTTTAGGGTCCAACAGCCAGCAGCTGATGctgtcatatatatatgaattttgaattttgaattttgaattttgaattttgaattcatgACTCTATTTCTGATATGAATTGGTTGAACTCAAACCCAAAAGCTAGTTACATATTGGCcaatcactacaaaaaatataacGTATAATGAccaatttttttgtcaataaGAACGTATAAGGACCAATTTGTGTTTATAAATACATTCtcaacatttgaaaaaatgacttCAATCTTGGTATCTCAACTAAGGGACGGCGTATAAAAGCGTCCCAAAACATGCAAAAGTGGTATATATAGTAGACAATCGTAACTTAACTTAAAGCCATTTTTCTTTGTGCCCACGGCTATTTTTTCTACTAACACAAATAatctttctttaattttgaattggtTGACTTCATATCATAATACCAATGTAGACTTGGTATTAGTAGTAGAACTGTAGAATAAACATATGTACtatacaatttataaattcatatatcTTTAATCTAAATCAAATTTGGCCGAATAAACCTTACTATATgctaaatatttcaaaaggatcgacaattttctttttggcgTGATCAAAGAGCTTAGATCTAATCATAGTAAACCATAAGttttccataaatattatacGTAATATATGCTGATTAATGAACTTACGCATTTATAGTCGCACGAGATATTTCAGCAtctcaattatatataaatgacGATTTTCTCTTGGTTTTAACTCTTTTGATATACTCCTACTTagggctggcaatttttgacacgacacgataacacgacacgaaccggcacgaaattaatgggtttgggtcagagcttatcgtgttcgtgtccttatcgggtcgacccattaaggacacgaaaatttcgtgtcgtgttcgtgtcgggttcgtgttatccgttaacaatgcgtgttcgtgtcgtgttcgtgttatccgttaacacataatattttaatattattattcttattaacacataatattttaatattattattcttattattttcatttttcaatacttattttcgtgtcattaatgggttcgtgtcgtgttcgtgtcgtgttgacccgaaacggttcgtgtcgttaatgggttcgtgtcgtgttcgtgtctgagggtagcgggtcgtgttcgtgttcgtgtttgaggttttcttaacgggtcgtgttcgtgtttgttgttatcgtgttcgtgtcgttatcgtgtcgacacgataacgacccgacacgcacgatttgccacccctactcctactatatccaaaatcaaattatgagatgcttttgttttcttatttttctcagTTATATATTTGCATACGTCTgcaaaaagtatttttattttattttattaaaatcaattttctttttctgattCCAATCTTCGACTATCCTAGATTGAAGCTCCTAGGATGGGCCGCAAATAtcttgtattaaaaaaaatgaattcgaATGCTAAAATATCTTGATAGCATTATTTTGCCTACATAATCCAGTTAAGCCGTTTATGGTGATTGGTGACCTATTTGGTATTGATTATGTTGAGCTAGCATTACTTTTGATTATATGGGacctatatatttaattatttggtttaTATCGCCTATATAATCGACGGGGTACAAAAATGTtctattcaaaatatttgtaaaactAACCTTTTTCATACGGATCACATATATCCACGTgtatatttaaaagaaaaaattggagGTTTTATCAGATAAAGCAAAACTCTCCACGTTTTTCGTGAGTCTGTTatcctttaatttttaattataaatgttattttagattaattgcataatagcaataatttataaatattatatctcAGTCATATCTATCTAAACTGGTAGATTGCAGCTTTAGAGAATGCTACAAATTGTAATACTACTActgtttataaattattaatatcttacaagatagtattaattatactgAAAATATCTTAATTGTCAATAGCTTACGAGGTATATAttgaaaaccctaattattgataaatatgattttattttcataatttgatttctctatatacaaaatagaaTTAGATTATagcattttcaaaatataaagttaataagtagtactatgaaaaatattaaagtattataatcaatttaataaattcatgAACTCGTAGTActaaattagaaatatatgaAGTCGTGCTAATTCTAAAATCGtgttaataaatactccttccattcataataagagtcacattttgccatttcgatccgtccacaataagagtcatgtttcacttttttactataaatagtaagtagatctcacattccactaatacacttcactcacattctattataaaaccaatataaaaagtggactttatgttccactaactttatattccttatatttattaaaagtcGTATCCAtactaaatattactcctattgtgagacggagagagtagatTAATAGTGTAaacttaaaattcattttaaaattacttttggATTCAAGTTGAAACTTTCACCGACAATGAAAAGTATGTTGCATAAGCAATAATATGTGCGTGAATTGGTTAAACGATAGAATGGTAATATTGATCCAAGTTTGAATCATACCGCCCaatctttaaatattttgaatgtaCATgaatattagagcatccgcaatggtaggctagccgaaccattggagtagGCTAGCGGGAAATCGGCCAAAAtttcggcgtgggctagccgatcgcgttgcgctggccgatgcgctagccgatgcgctggccgccattgtggcgtgccgatcggccagcgatcggccagcgctattttttaatttttttaattttgtttttttgaaaaaatatataatgtattttttaaatgtttttttatgaattttttttaattatgtaatttttaaataggcacacagcgagacccccgttcggctagcggcaaactataatgGATTCAAAGCATACTAACATttgttaatgtattttttaataaattagtgaggagtagagtggggcggtggctcgtgtgtggaagcccggattttattttattatgtaattttttttatttttggttaatgtactttttttatttaaataaaattaacgaattttttcatatatgtgtcgtaaatttaattccgtaaatgtagtatattttgaattatttttattgcggctggcctatggctagcctatgggtggcctaaatctgatgtggcaggtggtttttttagtattactgacgtggcaggggagagaatggctggcctatggctggcctaccgaccattgcggatgctcttagcaTTCATAGTGCACCGATTCCAAGAGGATTCACATATAGTTGGTTGGCATATAAATCGGAGTACATGACGTAAAAACATATTACTAAAACCTTTTTGCATCCACgtcattttttaaactttctctctccaattaagatgacatatttcctattttaaaaaatttttctCTCCAAATAATACACCCAGCAactttctcactcctattaaaatatccatctttctttctctctctattttaatacttacacccattctttttctctccaattaaacattttaaccaataactcttaaaatctcgtgccgactaaggaatgtgtcattttagccgggacgaagggaatagTATATGAGATATAGTTATACATCACTAACCAAACTATTTTGTTAGCTCAGTTGTCTGGATGGCTGTCATGTAACCATATGGTTACAGGTTTGATTCATCTTGCTTGCATATCTCGACTTGCTTATTTCTAATTCTTGTTCCtttgtaaatttttatcttttttttttaatttgtattttcctAGTTCtcataactaatttaatttattaatgttgTTTTTGATTTTCTCATAGATCattaactaataattaattaattaatagtattatttttcattttcttaaacaataagttttgtttatttttcattatttgtgtaaatgttactattataagatcataaattaataatcattaatttattaatttttctctttaattatttcaacGTCAACATTTCATCGTATGTGTATTTAATTTAGGGTGCTCAGTCAAACTGTTCATCTTTCTCATTCATCTCCCTCGCAGGTTCGTAATATGTCGGGTTGCTTCTAGAATCGTTGACactaaaaatatgcaattatcGTTAATAGTAATTTGGACCCCCAGTATAAAAATCCCGCGTCCGCCACTgatgtgtgcaatgtgtgtttACATGCAAAATGTGTGAAGGTACTCAATTTATAagtaaatatttggaatttcaattatataggagtactattttttatatgaaattcaaattatgaaattgagaaaaaatggaatggtaattcaattttaaatcttttttttttttcggtaCCAAACATTGTGGTTATGGAATAGAAGATTCCAATTCCACAGACCCAAGTCTGTAATACCGAACAGCGGAGCTTGTAcggattttgttttatttctttgtaATTTCAATTCTATAATTGTGTTCGCATATATTCCTTCTACATTTGAGTAGTATTATACCTAACAAGTTAATGTATCCGGTTACAACAATTATTATCCATATATTTATCATtgaatttattctattattcttGCAAAACTAAAGcatgaaaaaagaataaaaaaaacaattccaAGTTGTACAAAGTCATGTCTTTATTAgctattttttctataatttttttctatacaGTTTAGAAAACCAAAataggaagaaaataaaaatccgATACTAGAATGTCGCCAACATTCTATGTacaaaaatgtataaatacaCCTCTATAGACGTTAGAGTtatcccccaaaatttgcgaCGTTGTCAGTTGCAAAAAGCTTTGAATTCACTGCAACTGCCAAGTCGAGCCATATCCGGCTAATGGCTGTCTTCTTTCACGGCTGCCTTGTTAGCTCTAGTACGCTTGAAATCTTCCATGCCACGGTATTCCTCTCTCAGCAGCCTATCCAATTCAGGGTGTTTCTTCACTGCCTCTTTCTCATCCCGTGCCTCCCGGAAATGATGAAATGCCCTGCCAAGTCGAACTGAGATTGTGAACACGTCTAAGTGACTGTGAACAAAGATTGTGAAGATGTAGCAATTACCAATACTTCTCCAGGCCATACAGGTTCcctttttcataaaattggaGTGTCAGCTGCTCAAAGTCATCATACAGATCCCCTTTGAATTCCTTCTCCAATCCATaactgaaaaacaaaaaattgaggGCTAGAGAATCCCGTCTAGGAAAGACTGAAAGACGGCTGTTTGTAAGAGAGAAAACGAAGAGTACAACTCATGTACCTATAGAACCGGAATAGGCATTCTGTTCCATAATTGTAACCAGCAGCAGCATCTTCTAGAGCCAGCTTACGGAACTCGTTGTACATGGAAGGGGCAAACATGTTCCTTAAGAATAAACACCAAAACTTGTACAATGTGTTCATCTCCTGCAAGTAAACAGGCGTGAAATGCATCAGCCTCAGCAAATTAAGGTTACCACATTCCAAGACCCCGCGCAGTCCAGTCCGATTAGTTGTTATTTAATGGCAAGTGtatgaaataaaatcacaagGAGGAAACATCCATTACATCCAAGACCTAAATTCCAACGAAAATATATCTTGGAGGAGTTCAAAGAGAAATTCATCTATAGTTTCCAAGATACCTCACTGCGACCAGTGCCCATTTTCTTTCGTTCACTGAGGCAGCGTTTTTTATACTTGTTGTAcctgaagaaagaaaaacataccAGCTATATGATAGGGGCACAATCAATGAGTCCTTTGGCTAAACATGCATGCTAGCAACTATAGCATAAAATTCCTTAAAATTGTAGTATCTTCTTACAACTGCTGTTTGAAACCATTTTCCTCCAGAAGTTTATGGCTTGCATGCTGAAATGGTGGAAATGACTTTGGTACTGAACCAACCGGAGGACTACTTCCTGAATGGCTTAACCTGAAAATTAATGGGTTTCATCAAACCAGAGAAAAACCTATAATAAGTCTTAATGAAATTTAGATGCTTCACATCTGGTCTGCGCAGATTATTCATTATTTCTTGTGTTTAATAGTAAAATTGTGTGATACTCACCCATAACTATCTGGGGGTGTAGAACCAAAGAAAAAACCAACTGCATCACTAGGTGGACTTCCAGATAACGCTCCCAAGGAGTTCCAGCCACTTACATGGCCTTTAAGATTTCCGTAAAACAATCGCTGGTGTTGCTTCAAGttacttttattttgctttttatGTGAGTTGGATGTGGTAGCACCGTGAGCAGAATTTCTGGAGCTGTCATCCCTGTCTTCACCAATTGGCTTATTATGTCTACGATGTGACCTTTTTAAGCTCAGTTCCTGCAAATGGAGttatattaagaaattgttttcCATCAAATAGGATGTGGAAACAAATACGGGAACCTGCTCATAACAGTAAAGGCCATCATTTATCTTGGAAGCATCCTCACTGGATAAGAGCTTTGATTCTTCCCCGGCTCTCCTTTGACTATTCTGCATCACAGAACCTAGTGTCACAAACTTAAAGAATTCAACTGATAATGTCATTCAGTTACAACtttgtagtaatttattaGGAGCAAAGCATGTCTTTGAATGGACACCTAAAACATCTAGCATAGGCTCCTTCACCTAACAAAATACAGTTGATAATAAAGAGAAACCGAATGTTTCAAAGACATGCTTAGTGTAATTAGATGTGGGTTATAATCAATATCTGTTCAACCAAATGAGGAGAATGAAGGaaataaatagaagaaatatAGAGCTCTAAATAAGCATTTTCCCAGTTCAACCATGTTATTAAGAGGTAATAATATACTGCGAAAACAAAAGATGATTTCATATAATGCAAATCTATTTTACCCTATCACTGAACCTCAAATAAATACGGAGTAGCAGACATAACCTAATTGAGAAAATATCAGTAGAGCAATAAGCattctaaattaatattactccgcattaaatagtagtaataggCTAGCAGAAAGTCTCAAACAAGCTTGGCAATGAGTCATGGCCTCACTTGAGTGACAATTACAAGCCTCTCGACAGCTTGATCATTAATACTGATTtcctcatcttcatcatcaatcCTGCATACAcccaaaaattaaatgcacAGAGCACCTATCATGAAGCTTTCACGCAACAGGGACTAGGAAAAAACACAAGCAATTCAAAAGGCAGTAGAATTCCAGAAGGATGTACCcagagaaaatgaaaacaaaacaataaccAGTAATTAAAAGGCATTCACTATGCTCGTGATGGAAAAAGGTAACAGTAAGATAAACTAGATGTGACATATCAAAGTTATATCCAAAGCTTGTGGAAAGATTTAACAATGAAGCCTGAACAAGTGATGTTCAACCAATTATCACAAAATTACATCATGTGGATCTGTAGTTGAGAAAACTTTTCCAGTGATCACCCAATTATTGCACATGAAGCAATACTTCGTGCATGGTTTGTAGCTTCTCAGTTGCTGATATTGTCCATAATATCACAGATCAACTGCTTGCATAACTATTAcctgtttataatttatagttGCAGAAGCTGTATTATTAAGTAACGTAGAAACAGAAACTCTGTAACTACTAGAAAGGAggcttattttaaatatataactaCTGGTGCATGGACAGAATTGACACAAACAACTTGAAATTTATGTATAACACCTCTACTTGGAAGTTGAGAAAGGACATAGCCAAAACGTATTAAGTGGATCCAAGGGAgacaagaaaatatagtaACTTGTATTTCATTAAAAGGAATCAACAAAACCCATAGACCTTCAATGCCAAGGAGAATTAAATCATTTACCGAAGAAGGTACAGGAATGTCTGTGCATATCAGTCATCAGAAATCAACGTTTAGATATAGTGAAAGAACACATGTCATGAGAAATTTGGTATGGAACAATATATGTTTGCATAACCAAAATTGCTGACTATCATCCATGTCTTTTACAACGATGAGGCTGCATACTAGATTCATTGTACATGCTACATACTAGATCCTTTGTACATTTCTGCAGCAAATATAATCGACCAATACTTTCCTGTCCATAACAAACACATGCATTTTCTGTTTGAACAACTTTACATGTAACAAAGAAGCGAAAATGCACCCACTTATGcattttccatttaaaaatttttacaTGTAACAAAGAAACGAATAGGCGCATCCAACAATTTTAAGATACATATAAATCAAGCAGGAAGAAATCCTATACTACCTTCCAGCAGTAGACGGATGGTCACGTCCTGTTATTTTCTGCTCCAATTCCAGCTCTTCATCAAGCATAAATGTGCTTGAAAATTCATCAGATGACTCACCAAAGTTCTTCAATTTCGGTTTCGAAAGATCCTGCATTTTATTGCTTTTGCCATTTTCTAATAAGACCGACTTCACAGAATCAGCTCCTACAGAATTTTCTTGGAAATTTGATCCATCGCTAAGTACACTAGTATTGTTTTTAGAGCTGGGTTGAGAGCCCTGCTCTAATcttaaattactttttccaGAAGCAACTCTTTGTTCTTCACCATCCTTGCAATGTTCTGTAGAACTTTTAATGGAGCTTCCCAAAGCATCAGAAGCCAATGGCAGAGATCCCAATGAGCTTTCAGCTGGAGGAAGCAACCCAGATGTTCCACCAGGACCGTCTCTTTTATTCTCATTCTGATCATTAATATTCACAGAATTTCCAACTAGGGATGTAGAGTTAGCATTCACAGATTTCGGAATCCACTTAGACCACTCATTGCGTCTCCTCACCTTCTCACCCTGCAGAGATTGAGATCAAACATGCAACAAAGGGTTCAGAAGAAAGGAAGTGAAAATGCTTTCTGTACAATCACCAGAGACGAAAAGACATAAGTGAAAAGTGCCAAGGAGAGGAAATTTATCGAACCTGCACTTCAATGGTCTGTGAAGTTTTCAATGCATCGATAATAAATGGGATATCTTCACTCATTCGTTTAACCTGAAACTCAAAATGACAGGAAAGCTCTTAGTAGCAAAGACTCCAACAGAAACAACTCATCTAGGAGAAGTAAATCAAGTGTAAGAGACAATGGATTTGcagagaaaagagaaaaagctTTTACTCCCTCAGTTCTTTTGTGGGTAGGGGGGATGGGAGGATTTATCCAAAGATAATGAGTTCAAATATTCTCAGATACCTTAAGAAAAAACTGTCATAACATTATGCAGTGTTACCATGCTCAGAGActgaataacaaaaaaatcatcactTTACCCTGTTAAATTTTGCAATGCTTGATACCGGGACCCAGCCATGGTTGTCCATCAAGGAGATCAAGTAGACATCATCACTCCCCAGATTCTCATCACTGCCAAAGTATATTAATGTTAAGTGCAGAGTTATCAGGATAAGTTCTCTCTGTATTTTCTTGCTAGTTTTACCAATCTCAAAGCATGGCCAAATAAAGTTAGTAGCATGTTTCTTGAAATACCATTCAAAACTAAAGAACACTATGAAATTTTTCCCAAACTTAAGCATATGAAAGAGTAATTCAAAGTGCATGGACATCAACTTTAATAAATGCAGCTGATACAAAACAATAGGCTTGAAGACGTGTTTTGGTTCTTATGGGACTAGTTCCAACCCTCCTGCAGCGTAGGCTGAATTTCAGAGGCATGAGATCTGTTTAAATAATTCACCTGAAATAATACTCAATTTGCTTAACAATGCTGGTCCTCAGTGCTTCCAGTGGCGTGGGTGATATGGGAACTCCAGGGCTCAATGGATATGGAACAAAAGATGGCGGATAAGGAACCCTAACAGAGCCAGGGGGGGCAGCAGGATAGAAGAAAGGTCCTGATGGACCTGTTGATAGAAAACTTTGTTAGATAACTGTTCTAATATAAGAATAGAAGAACAAAGTGGGGAGAAGGatagaaagaataaaactGAAACGGAGAATATAAGATGTCGATTTAATAAAACGATAAGTCAAAAATACATACACAACACAGAACATATACCTGGATAGTTTGGCCCGTCAACAATGCCTGCAGGCCCAAAAAATGGAGGCCTAATCAAAGGTCTTGGCCCCACATTTTGTTGCATATAGAAATTGTGAGAGGCAGGCCATTGACTGTTGTAGGATGGATTCCTTGGTCCATGTTGCTCATTTGTAATACGCCTTCTTCCACCAGAACCAGAATCATGGCCACTCGAATCTGCATGCAATGAAGGTTGAAAATTTCCATTCATTGGTGGAACATAGGCTTTTGCTGGATCAGTACCGGACTTCAGCATTTGAGCATCAGCCCTTGGAAAAGGTCTGGCTGGAAA
The genomic region above belongs to Salvia hispanica cultivar TCC Black 2014 chromosome 3, UniMelb_Shisp_WGS_1.0, whole genome shotgun sequence and contains:
- the LOC125209275 gene encoding zinc finger protein ZAT2-like is translated as MEEGDSGRIPVIKIKIPKKAGEEEGVPSHYCKECDRSFSSGKALGGHMSSAHVQANKEYSMRKAMSFNSKSKSSSPGSPCCSCKICGKAFQSQKSLFGHMRCHPDRDWRGMEPPREELGFLSGKAWPTCKRGRPALDKEKDKVEDEVEEMFKVAVQVLATGKMERDYKCDTCGKVFRSHEALGGHRASHNKFKMIIVNTSTRHLEPKKMPRTKKMMMMMTKPDFVTSDPGPSDDHVDGDGDSASASPSTISPTSASGFLFDIDLNMAPPEEEEDKGVEESSNDRR